The DNA window GAGGTTGACCTTTGATATCCcagatttccattttcttttgctcTTGTACTTTTTTTGTGCCATcaaggaagtagagaaagataTGTGTAAATATAAGGTATGCCTCTTTCTTGGATCTATGAAAAGTGACTTTATATGACAATAAAATGAATGCTTAAATATAGTATGCAAGACTGGAATGGAAGcaagcaattttatttatttccctgcTTTTGTTTTCCTACCATTTCCCCCATCACACATAAGTACTGATCCACATTATTTATTCTTCTCTCTGCACATTTTTGTACATGTAGTATATTTGCATCTGCTCTAGTTAAGCTCCGATATTTCAGTGCTTATACTGTCCCTTTGTTTCCCCCATACATCCTGGAACTAAGAGTCTTTTTTTGCATCATTATGATGTGCTCCTCAATTTTATTACCATCTTCAATTCTTTGCAAATGACTTATAGATCTTCTCTTACCATAACTTCTATTTAAAATTGAAATTCTCATGAGAATTACAAGTATATTTCCTTTCAAACCTCTGAACTCATAATTTTCTATTTCCTCAATGGAAGCCCATGTAGTATCTTAACAGCAAAGCAGATAATGGTAGATACAAGTATCTGTAGTTGTCTTGAGTTCTGTTTTAAGCCAGAGCCTGTATCCCAATCAGCTCAATTCCTACTATTGAGAGGAACTGGACATCACAAGTATAATAGCATTACTAGGGGTATTGCCCTAGTAATTTGCTATCCAGTTCTACTTGATTCTAAAAGAGCCCTGTTTGTTTCTGCAAGCAAATATAGCCTAACAAAAATCCCtttaaacaaaacatattttaaatgatgCTTTCATTATACATATAAAAGATCCTTAAAATGTAGAAGGTTTTTGTCATCTGATTTAGCTCTTGGGACAAAGGTAAGCATTTCATAACTGGTGGAAATGAATTATTGAATTATCTGATTGCATACCAGGAAACACGTCAGTTCCTCTCTATATCTCCTCTTACACATCCTAAGTAGTCAAAATAGATTTACAATTGAAAAGGCCACTTCCATTCCCTTGGGAAGGTGTTCTGCTCAACTCAATTTCGCCACACGACTTGATGGAGAGCTATAGCCCTGCACATTCTGACTTCCCCTTTCACGACTCAGGAACTGAAAGGCATGAGCAGCAATGGGAGATGTCTTTTTTAGTCATTGCAAGCAGGGACAGTTGAATTTGGTTTTGTTTAAAGTTAATTGCACATTTTGACTGATTTCAGTTTTGGCAAAATCCAAAGCATAGTTTGCAAATCACTTTTCCCATTAAATGCTaaaaccatttatttttaaaaggaaatgtaatccatatgtttggaatttgtttacattaaaattataaaatatatgtatttttactcATGTCCCAGAATCTTTCTgcaccatttttaaaaatcttttaaaactcaagttaaaaatcaccaaaaatgaatgggagaaaacccATAAATATTAGAGATATTTATTTTGTGATTCCTCATGATCTGACCTTAGGAAAGTCTACATTTGATTTTCAAATATCTTGTGGAAAGAATTCCACCTTTTCTTTGAAGAAACCTGTTCTTTCAGGGGACATAGTTCTTGTCATGAAGCAAGGCCCTCTTTAACTTACATCTATTAAGATGCTTGACCAAAGtcaattttgaaatttaattcaGTAAATGAAATAGTAAATCAAAAATCAAGAATTTATGAAATGCTGGTTTATTTAAAACTGTATCCAAACTTAAGGTCAAATTTAGGTTCTTGGAACACTGGAAAGTTTCATAGAGTCAAAAATCTCTCACCTCAGATAACAGAGCTGGACTAACTTCCTCCTAGGGCGGTGAGTAGCATTAGGTACGCTGCCACCATTGGTAAAGACCCTAGAGCTGATCACTTGATCTCTACTCCAAGGCACTTGTCAAGAGAATGGATCCTGATTTTGGATTGTCTCAGTgaaaaaggaaaccatatctggagttagcaaacaagtcagaatcatatccagataacgattttattttccattatgaAGCTCCCACtgatcttgggctataagagtgtCTATACCCTTTACATTCTGTGTGAATTAACaggggttatcccatttaaccggtgctaactttactctctgttggagaatgtgctGCTCTTTTACAGAGGGGAGCAAGatgtgaggagataaatgactcagcgcactccaccctggccccagctgaaaccacatatgaattggggaaatgagcaagagtgctgctttcttagtgaatctgatatcagcacaagggtgaagtagatagaccctgaggacactcaacacctaccaaaccagagatccagcaTTCCTATGAGCCCATCACTGCAATAggcttaaaatgcacccaacataggtcagggaattttgtggaagaaggggcagaaagattgttagaaccacaagttgggaaattatgcacagagacattgcctctctcctatAATTGACTGCTgcatccacaatgcatgacccacaatccccatggggatgacctgcatccccaatgaggaagacctcttcaggaaaggagcagagaggagggaaaggatggtaccaacatgtgttgtttacatgctcAGTATGTCCaaatctaataaaaacaaattaagaaaaatctcaaaaaagaCATCCTACAGAGTTTTAAGAATctataatatacaaagaattctaaAACTATGCAATATTAAAAACATGTAAACCACTCAAAATGTGGCAGAGAACTTGAACAGAGAGTTATTAAAGGATgaagtacaaatggccaataaacagcTAAAAAAGACAATGAGGTCAGTAACTAAGGGCCCACAGATTTGTCAATTGAATCTGTTATTAAAGGGTATGTGTGTTCTGAAttagcagagtccagcaggtcatGACACTGAGTCCCTTCCCTTAACAAATGTCAAAAAGTTCCTTACCTTTGCTCTTACAATTGACTATTTGTTCACataatactatttttttctggctgttcaataaaaattccaatgagTACCTCTATGGAGATAACATTACAGTTGCAGTGATAATCAGAGCAGTGATGGAAGCAGATGCAATGGTTTGTTAATGTATTAAACTAAattcctcttcagtttctttttttttcccctcaggctGCTGATAGAGACAACCAGGCCACTTCTGAGCCAGGTATACCAAGAGTTAGCACTCCCActtctcaggctctgctcctacAAGCAGTTTGCCCACTTCTGAATATGAAAGTTCCAGAGGTTGGTCTTCACTAAATTCAGGGCTTTGCCTCCCAAATAGCACATCTTTTGGTCAGGGAAGCCCATGAGGTTCCTAAAGTGCTAttatcaaagcacttggttacccaccagagctagaggataagaccctatttctgaagataccACAAGCTCTGAGCATAGGCTAATGACCTATTACACTGAACCTCAGAAGGAAGTCAGCTCCTTGACAGCTAGCCCTCCTGTTGTTGGGAAGTGCTGTAGAAGCTACTGGGAGATAATGGCCAATaaagcatgaacaagcagtggatcctgcacgctataaaatcaaccagccagagccaggtgtgttggttcatgcctttaatcctagcacttgggaggcagaggtaggaggatcattgtgagttcaaggccaccctgagacagcttaatgaattccagatcagcctgggttagagtgagatcctacctcaaaaaaaaaaaaaaaattaaccagccaggcaagatgtacatacctgtgcaatagtggtacacaggcTATGAGAATAAACATCTACTCTCTGGATATGAAGCTTGTTCAGTGGGAGGTAATTCATACCTGAAACCGAGAACtaagtcagaatcttatggataGAGAGAAGTTCCCAGTGTTCTTTGGCTAATAAAAggggttatgcccatcaaaaggTCTTTGAAAGTACTGCTTTTACCCTCTTTCATTCATGCCATTCTCAATAAGGTTTGAAGAATCTGCTTTGTTTACAGAGGGCAGCAAACTCTGGGGAAACcaagatcaagaaaaaaaaaataactgaaactaggcatggtggtacatgcctttaatctcaagactcaggaggcagagttaggaggatcgccgtgagttggggccaccctaagactacaaagtgagttccagatcagcctggactagagagagactctaccctaaaaaaaaaaaaaaaaagataactgactttctagcatgagacaagtcatctctatcacctcTAACATGGCCCAGGAGATATCAAAGAGGAAGTGGCAATTTAACcttgagtgctgctctcactgataGCCTGACCACCTCCTCTAGGAGATCATAGTAAACACTGagcagactcaaaactcatcaaagtagaaatgcACAGAGTGCAGAAAACTCATCATTAAAGGAGAATTAtaacacatccaccaaggctcagaggacACTGAAGAAGAGActatggaaagattgtaagagccacagagtggaaaggTATAACCAGAGACATTGTTCCCCCACTGAGACACTACAGTAAATACCAACAATGGTGGTGGAAGAGAAGGGATATCAAAGTATAATGCAATGGGAATGTGAccaatgtaaaatattttcatatggaaaagttcataataaaaaatgttaaaataatgtatcatctgaaaataaggaATGTAGAGAGGAGAAAAGACCACATATGTCCATTAAAATGAGGATGAACATGAAAATGAATTTATCATTGCTAAATATCATCAAACTTTCATTGACTTCAAGTAGGAATAGGACTTTTTTTCTGGGAAGGACATGATAGTtaatattttaggctttgcaagtcatGTGGTTTCCAGCCAACTACTCAAATCTCTACTCAAATCTGTCACTGGATTGCAAAAGCTGACATACACAACACATTAATGACTGTAATTATGTGCCAATAAAactattaattttataaaaacaaatagcAAATTTTAGTTGGCCATTGAGCCCTGgcttagaattattttattatatacatgAGATAAATAAACACATGAGATTATATTTGAAGAAGTTGAGTTAGATGCTGCATGATGAGAATAATCagcttttttctttcatcttccaattgcattctttatttttgcatgtgtgtgttagagagatgtGTGGTTTGTGAGGGTGGAGTGGTATTagaacatgtatgtgcccatgtggagCCACATGCATACCTGGGGaatgctcacctgtggtggcctaAATGGAATGTCTATTGTCTCACTCTATTGGCTTTCTATCCATTCTTATTTGATCCAAAATCTATTATTGATTTTGGAGCTTGCATCCCCTGCCCAATAAGCTCAATTCCAGAGATCCTCAGATGATTTACAGATGCCCaggtgtttatgtgggtcttggggatcaaACACAGTGGTTTCTTAGGACTCCTtaaatgctcttaaccactgagccatgtctccatttgcattctttttttttttttttttttttttttttttttttttttttttttttagaaaactgcAAATAAAGTTTAATTTCAGAATCCAAGTTCACCATTTATAAATACACTATAGTCCACTCAAATTTAGACTAGATTAAGTCTAGATACAGTATCTCAACAAAAGGACAGCTTTTCTAAAAGTCCATATGCAAATAAGTGAGTTGTCTCACTCAGAATGTTTAAATTgatttgaaaggagaaaatgaagacCTTTTCTTAGATGTTAAAACAAAAACTTTGGAGGCATATTGTGAAAGGAATCTGACAACTGTTATTTCATTCTGATGTCTTTGGGATTCTATAGTACCCCAGTGATGGCTGAATCTTCCCTGTCATAGAAAAACATCTAAACGCCTAAGGCTTTTCTCATGGCTGCAATAACACAAGCTATTTCCTCAAAGAATCTTGGTCTTATCAAATTGGGGGTCAGTGCACATATCTTAAGAGATAGCTTCATAGCGCAAAGACACTAAATCAGAGGCATGGAGATTTGATCCACAGGCCATCTGCTGTAAACGTGTTGTATTATGCAATGACTAACATAAGTATGGATTTATAACTTGGATCCAATTTCAAGGAGCACATGATAAATGGGATATCTCTGAGTTAACTGACAAACTGAATAAAAAAGCTACACATAAAATTGTTTACATCTTCTCTCCATTCTAGGAAAACAAATTATACCCCtaacttttaaaaacctttacAGTTAGGAATTAAACCTGATCACCCTATTTCATAACTGACAAGACAGGCTGTTTCTAGTGGACTTCTAAAACACGCCACGATACCTGGCCAGAAGGAGTAAGGCACATGTGGGCATATATGAGAGCTGGCAAGTGGGCCCAGATGCCTGATCTGGTGTCCTCCATGGCCCTGCCAGGCAAGTCAGCCCTGGCACAACAGTCAGCACTTGTGGCCTGTCGTGTGCTAGTACTGAAAGTATATCAAGGGAAGATTAACTTTCAAGAAAATCAGCTTTTCAAAATGCTCCGTggtgagcctgggctggaagCTGCCAGCTTCTGTGGGTGTACTGAAGAGCTTTTCTGAGGGGACTGTACTTGGGGGGCAGCCCAAAAACCTGACTGCCAAGGTAGAAAGCCCCGGCCAGGAGGACCGCTTCAGGTTCCAGTAGGTAAGCGGGTCACAGCTGTGCTCCAGCACCTCTTCCTCCAGATACGCGAGCACCATGTCTTCAGGCAGCTTCTCTCTCTGACTTCTTCTCTTCATTGGTGCCACAAGTGACCACAGGCTCTCCTCCACACTAGAGTCTTTCGATGGGGACCCTGAGTCACAGCCATTGGAGGTGGCCATGTCCTCTGAGGTAGAATTCAGTATTTCTAGCTCCCTGATTAAATCTTGCCTGTACTGCTCCATCTCCTCCTCTGTGAACAGGGAGGCTTTGTAGCGAGGGTCCAGCAGTGTGGCAAAGATGTACCTGGGGTCATGGAGGGTGGCGGACAGGCGGCTCGCCATGGCTTCCTTCAGTGACTTCAGCATGGTGtcaatgcccattgtctctccaaAGAGCATCTCGACTTTCCTGCTGAGAATGTGGATCATGGGAATAACCTGGCTCAGAGTGGACATGTGGGCGCTCATCTCCCGACTTGCAGCGTCAAAGGGTCTCAGCACATGACATACAGACTGCATGACCTCCCACTGGTCACAACTGATCAGTTCTCTGAAGTTACACTCAATGGACACCTCATTAACTGCCCTCTTTTGCTCGATGAGCCGTTCAAGCATGTGGAATGATGTGCTCCACTTGGACGGCACGTCCTGGATCAGCTGGTGCTGTGGCAGCTCATACTCCTTCTGCAGCTCAGCAAGCTTCTCTCTGGCTCTGGGTGATCGATGGACCCGCTCACACAGCTTCCGAGCAATGCTCAGTAAGTTCTGcaccatcctctggctcttgagGGCCTCGCTCACAATCAGGTCCACCGTGTGGCTGAAGCACTGCACACTTGAGCGTTCCCCCTCACTCAGTGTCTCACCTATGCTTGGGTTGTCAGTGACTGTGATGCCGACCTGAAGGCCAATGGAGGTCACCCAGGCTTCCCACCAGCACTCCAGCTGCTTCTGAATGCTGTTGCCGCTATAGTCACAGTCAATCTGTGATACGTCTAAAAGTGCTGAACAATGGTGGTCCTCACAATGTGGTCGGACAGAGGATGCAAAGGTGACCCAGTGAGCTGTGAGGGTTAGGTACTCACGGGTCTGGCTACTCATCCATATTCCAGAGGTGAAATGGACCACACCACTCTCAGCTTCCTTCAGATGTGACATAATTATTTGTTTCACATTGTCATACATACCTGGTATAGCTGTCCTAGAGAAGTAGGAAGGGGAGGGTAAAGAGTACTGAGGTTTCAAGTATTCAAGCAGCCTGTTAAAGCCAACATTGTCTACAAAAGAGTATGGCTGAAGGTCAAGTGCAATCATTTCAGCTATGAGACTTGTGATTTTTTTGGCAACGGGGTGAGAGTCATAGAACTTTTCCGTGGTGTCACAGAAAGAGGAAGCTCCCAACGTCTCCATGCTTGGTGGCCCACGGATGCCCGGAGAGCATGGCACTGTGGCCTCTGAGACGTCAGTCTTGAGCACGTGGCCATGGAACCGCTGTAGATGTCTCAGGAGGCAGCTGGTGCCCAGATTGGTGGGTTTCTTGCCGCGGCTGATGGTCCGGCCGCAGTGCAAACACACTACCTTAGTGGAGTCTGCAGAACAGATAGAAAAGTGGTTCCACAGCTTTGAGGTCTTCTTGCTGTTTGCAGGGAACATGCCTTGATGTTTTTTTCTGACTACTGCTGGCAAGTCAGTTAATTTGGAGGAACTTTCTGCAGAAGCCAAAGTGGCATATGGAGAATTTGCCAAACTTGTACCAAGAAAGCCCTTCTGGCTCCCAACAACCTCAGGGTGGCGTCTGTACAGATGCCGCATCAAACAGCTGGTACCCACATCTCCCTTCTTCCCCCGACTGATGACACAGTTACAGTACCGACACACTGCCTTCAGACTGTCCATGG is part of the Jaculus jaculus isolate mJacJac1 chromosome X, mJacJac1.mat.Y.cur, whole genome shotgun sequence genome and encodes:
- the LOC123456709 gene encoding zinc finger BED domain-containing protein 4; its protein translation is MDDKQEACPKGDSDFSSDKVSFKIEKEDDQIPTHDLERVDFKSEPEDMRQTDSGDEQAEIRVASCPCQAPGKYLPAESEDDYGSLFSQYSSTLYNVAMEAVTQSLLSSRHISSRKKSPAWKHFFISPRDSTKAICTYCMKEFSRGKNEKDLSTSCLMRHVRRAHPTKLIQEDGSMSAGSSFPAPSLLLPPQPADVGDLSTALSPIRLVQKMAPKIPSPDRIMEESMVSSEEVSSDVSVSEKYSREEALVSLSPHLSMIHYDDTAESMTERNLPLPKSTSGSRRRSAVWKHFYLSPLDSSKAVCVHCMNEFSRGKNGKDLGTSCLIRHMWRAHRSIVLQENGGSMGIPPLYPTPPTLLPALLPPEGDPNSVSSSPGKPAKEFPSASSSPDRQGSDIPSHSNPGDIMSQENMSMLSSSDDPGEASVVSSPEKQLGNMASPRFESGTVFQQNKKVMKRLKSEVWHHFSLAPMDSLKAVCRYCNCVISRGKKGDVGTSCLMRHLYRRHPEVVGSQKGFLGTSLANSPYATLASAESSSKLTDLPAVVRKKHQGMFPANSKKTSKLWNHFSICSADSTKVVCLHCGRTISRGKKPTNLGTSCLLRHLQRFHGHVLKTDVSEATVPCSPGIRGPPSMETLGASSFCDTTEKFYDSHPVAKKITSLIAEMIALDLQPYSFVDNVGFNRLLEYLKPQYSLPSPSYFSRTAIPGMYDNVKQIIMSHLKEAESGVVHFTSGIWMSSQTREYLTLTAHWVTFASSVRPHCEDHHCSALLDVSQIDCDYSGNSIQKQLECWWEAWVTSIGLQVGITVTDNPSIGETLSEGERSSVQCFSHTVDLIVSEALKSQRMVQNLLSIARKLCERVHRSPRAREKLAELQKEYELPQHQLIQDVPSKWSTSFHMLERLIEQKRAVNEVSIECNFRELISCDQWEVMQSVCHVLRPFDAASREMSAHMSTLSQVIPMIHILSRKVEMLFGETMGIDTMLKSLKEAMASRLSATLHDPRYIFATLLDPRYKASLFTEEEMEQYRQDLIRELEILNSTSEDMATSNGCDSGSPSKDSSVEESLWSLVAPMKRRSQREKLPEDMVLAYLEEEVLEHSCDPLTYWNLKRSSWPGLSTLAVRFLGCPPSTVPSEKLFSTPTEAGSFQPRLTTEHFEKLIFLKVNLPLIYFQY